The following proteins come from a genomic window of Candidatus Bathyarchaeota archaeon:
- a CDS encoding APC family permease: MSEEKKLFVRRTSGLTRIIGPFAAMVFGVHCISLSSSGLIPYAWVPWLWPGCDLIAVLTISMIFCLFHATTYAQIGSIYPRSGADYVLGSRVINPMLQFGASFMFTVFTSLTAGALIAWIPSAVLPSFLWSWGKIFNVPHLLDWSKWVSSPTGVLVVGLIFVVVTYVCMIMPTKIIVRILNTGFFLGVIAWVLMYISYLMGNHEKFVAAWNKFAEIPYDQVIPLAQQHGLTYGPTPWWIMTLAGLIMGFWIYYGYYIPNFFAGELKEAPRTLIIGNISSLIVTWAIFTLGAALMYPRLMSLEWMAAEGYLYYNTDVWALPFSTFYANILWPHPVPVFIIMFAFVYTLVNLAMTYFFYNSRIFFAMAFDRALPEKIASVHSRLASPVVAMTLCAIIAAVGVALSVYTVIFVQFNFVLYACLVQLIPVTAAVIYPFVRKEEFSRAPKLVNFRVGPIPGITLIGCITLGYLLWMITSTYLFPAVGGFISGLTVGWFLSFFITGIIIFNIMRYYRLKKEGMDILWAYKEIPPL; the protein is encoded by the coding sequence ATGTCGGAAGAAAAAAAACTTTTCGTAAGGAGGACTTCCGGGTTAACTAGAATAATTGGGCCTTTTGCTGCTATGGTTTTTGGTGTTCATTGCATTAGTTTATCTTCATCAGGTTTAATTCCTTATGCTTGGGTTCCATGGCTTTGGCCAGGTTGCGATTTAATTGCTGTATTAACGATTTCAATGATATTTTGTTTATTTCATGCAACTACATATGCTCAAATAGGCTCAATTTATCCCCGTTCAGGTGCAGATTACGTTTTAGGAAGTAGAGTAATTAACCCTATGCTTCAATTTGGAGCGAGCTTCATGTTTACAGTCTTTACAAGCTTAACTGCTGGAGCTCTTATAGCATGGATACCTTCAGCTGTTTTACCAAGCTTTTTATGGAGTTGGGGAAAAATATTTAATGTACCACACTTATTAGACTGGTCGAAGTGGGTTTCATCTCCAACAGGTGTATTGGTAGTTGGTTTAATATTTGTTGTAGTAACATACGTTTGCATGATTATGCCGACGAAAATAATTGTTAGGATCCTTAATACAGGTTTCTTCTTAGGAGTAATTGCTTGGGTTTTAATGTACATCTCCTATTTGATGGGAAATCATGAAAAATTTGTGGCAGCTTGGAATAAATTTGCAGAAATTCCATATGATCAAGTTATTCCGCTTGCGCAACAGCATGGATTAACTTATGGACCTACACCATGGTGGATTATGACTTTAGCGGGGTTAATAATGGGATTCTGGATCTACTATGGTTATTATATACCAAACTTCTTTGCTGGAGAATTGAAAGAAGCTCCTAGAACACTTATAATAGGTAATATTTCATCTTTAATAGTTACCTGGGCTATTTTCACTCTTGGAGCTGCATTAATGTATCCAAGACTTATGTCTCTTGAATGGATGGCTGCTGAAGGATACCTATACTATAACACTGATGTTTGGGCTCTTCCATTTTCAACTTTTTACGCAAATATTTTATGGCCCCATCCAGTTCCAGTATTCATAATAATGTTCGCTTTTGTTTATACTCTTGTTAATTTAGCAATGACTTACTTCTTCTATAACAGTCGAATATTTTTCGCTATGGCTTTTGATAGAGCTTTACCTGAAAAAATTGCTTCAGTTCACTCCAGGCTTGCAAGTCCTGTAGTAGCTATGACTTTATGCGCAATTATAGCTGCTGTAGGTGTGGCTTTAAGTGTATATACAGTTATATTTGTTCAATTCAACTTTGTTTTATACGCATGCCTTGTACAATTAATACCTGTTACAGCAGCAGTAATCTATCCATTCGTTAGGAAAGAAGAGTTTTCAAGAGCGCCTAAACTCGTAAACTTCCGTGTAGGGCCAATCCCTGGTATAACACTTATAGGATGCATTACATTAGGTTATCTACTTTGGATGATAACTTCAACCTATTTATTCCCAGCTGTTGGAGGTTTTATAAGCGGACTTACAGTAGGTTGGTTCTTAAGTTTCTTTATAACTGGAATAATAATCTTTAACATAATGAGGTACTACAGATTAAAGAAAGAAGGTATGGATATACTCTGGGCCTATAAAGAAATACCTCCCCTATAA
- a CDS encoding trimethylamine methyltransferase family protein: MIQRGVKGLWKILSNEEARSMHVAALEILEKTGMFSESEKIIKVFKDAGAEIEDRKIKIPQYLVEEALKKAPKTVILYGRNPKNSILLEDGRIYFGLGGTPTPYIRDVETGEFRRPGKKDVEECTKLGDALPNLKFIMTIAGAFDVPWEVEYIHEFEALFNNTSKPIVFATPGEDAAKRVLEMASVIVGGMEELSKKPILGVYCETASPLQFTTPNENIIVLAKAKVPIVLGPMPMTGSTAPVTVAGCALIGTCENLAAITLAQLVNPGAPVIYAGWGTAMDPITSRCAYGAPEFALGTDAINASMAHYYGLPCYGFGGCSDSKAPDAQAGAEVMMNSLIAGLSGVNLIHDCGYLAGGSVGSMEMAVICNEIAGMVYRIVKGVSVDDESLAVDVIHEVGPGGHFLSHKHTLTHVKDEIYIPWLFDRTSEVTWVKAGKKDISVIAKERVKKILKEHQPDPLPKDVKEKLSEIVKKAERELVKLR; this comes from the coding sequence TTGATTCAAAGAGGAGTTAAAGGATTATGGAAGATTCTTTCAAATGAAGAAGCTAGAAGCATGCATGTAGCTGCTTTGGAAATTTTAGAGAAAACAGGAATGTTTTCTGAATCTGAAAAAATAATTAAAGTTTTCAAAGATGCTGGAGCTGAAATCGAAGATAGAAAAATTAAGATCCCACAGTATTTGGTTGAAGAAGCTTTAAAAAAAGCTCCTAAAACAGTTATTCTTTATGGGAGAAACCCAAAAAATAGCATTCTTCTTGAAGATGGAAGAATATATTTTGGTTTGGGTGGAACTCCAACTCCATACATAAGAGATGTTGAGACAGGAGAATTTAGAAGGCCTGGAAAAAAAGATGTGGAAGAATGCACTAAGCTTGGAGATGCATTACCTAACTTAAAATTTATAATGACTATTGCTGGAGCTTTTGATGTACCATGGGAAGTTGAATATATTCATGAGTTTGAAGCATTATTTAACAATACTAGTAAACCAATAGTTTTCGCTACTCCAGGTGAAGATGCTGCAAAAAGAGTTTTAGAAATGGCTTCAGTTATTGTTGGTGGAATGGAGGAATTAAGTAAAAAACCAATTTTAGGAGTTTATTGTGAAACAGCCTCACCGCTTCAGTTTACAACTCCAAATGAAAACATTATTGTTTTAGCTAAAGCTAAAGTTCCAATAGTTTTAGGACCTATGCCTATGACTGGTTCTACAGCGCCTGTAACGGTTGCTGGATGCGCTTTAATAGGTACATGCGAAAATCTAGCTGCTATAACTTTAGCTCAATTAGTTAACCCTGGAGCCCCAGTAATTTACGCTGGTTGGGGTACGGCTATGGATCCTATTACAAGTAGATGCGCTTATGGAGCACCAGAATTTGCTCTTGGAACAGACGCTATAAATGCTTCAATGGCTCATTACTATGGTTTACCATGTTACGGCTTCGGCGGATGCTCAGATTCTAAAGCGCCTGATGCTCAAGCAGGAGCTGAAGTAATGATGAATAGTTTAATAGCAGGTTTATCTGGGGTAAACTTAATTCATGATTGCGGCTATTTAGCTGGTGGAAGCGTAGGCTCAATGGAAATGGCGGTTATATGTAATGAAATTGCAGGAATGGTTTATAGAATAGTTAAAGGAGTTTCAGTTGATGATGAATCCTTAGCTGTTGATGTAATTCATGAAGTTGGTCCAGGAGGACATTTCTTATCTCATAAACATACTTTAACGCATGTGAAAGATGAAATTTATATTCCATGGCTTTTTGATAGAACATCTGAAGTTACATGGGTTAAAGCTGGAAAAAAAGATATAAGCGTTATAGCTAAAGAAAGAGTTAAAAAAATTCTTAAGGAGCATCAACCAGATCCATTGCCAAAAGACGTTAAGGAGAAACTCTCAGAGATAGTTAAAAAAGCTGAGAGAGAGCTTGTTAAATTGCGTTAA
- a CDS encoding metallophosphoesterase, whose protein sequence is MVQNRILFTTDLHGSNICFRKFLNAAKIYKANTLIIGGDITGKGIVPIIKQEDGSYKAELFGVEQTAKHEQELKNLEEKIGAAGFYFIKVSKEEHKALSTNEKALMEAFNSLMVQRIKEWVALAEKTFKNEKVKFYMLPGNDDIFEIDSVINESDYVVNPEGKCVLIDEEHEMISTGYANITPWHCPRDIPEEELEKKIEEMVTKIENMSTAIFCFHVPPYGTKLDQAPKLDEKLQIVIEGGHVVMTSAGSVAVRKAIEKYQPLLGLHGHIHESRAFDKIGRTMCFNPGSEYGEGIFHGALINLDKDKVKGYMLMTG, encoded by the coding sequence ATGGTTCAAAATAGAATTTTATTTACAACAGATCTACATGGTTCAAATATTTGTTTTAGAAAATTCCTAAATGCAGCAAAAATTTATAAAGCTAACACTCTTATAATCGGTGGAGATATAACTGGGAAGGGTATAGTCCCAATTATAAAACAAGAGGATGGATCATATAAAGCTGAATTATTTGGTGTTGAACAAACGGCTAAACATGAACAAGAATTAAAAAATTTGGAAGAAAAAATAGGTGCAGCAGGTTTTTATTTTATTAAAGTCTCAAAAGAGGAGCATAAAGCTTTATCGACAAATGAAAAAGCTTTAATGGAAGCATTTAATAGCTTAATGGTTCAAAGAATTAAAGAATGGGTAGCCTTAGCTGAAAAAACATTCAAAAATGAAAAAGTTAAATTTTATATGCTTCCAGGAAATGACGATATATTCGAAATAGATTCAGTTATAAATGAGTCTGATTACGTGGTTAATCCTGAAGGAAAATGCGTTTTAATAGATGAAGAACATGAAATGATAAGCACAGGTTACGCTAATATAACTCCTTGGCACTGTCCAAGAGATATTCCAGAAGAAGAACTTGAAAAGAAAATAGAGGAAATGGTTACGAAAATAGAAAATATGAGCACAGCAATCTTTTGTTTTCATGTCCCTCCATATGGAACAAAACTTGATCAAGCTCCTAAATTAGATGAGAAACTTCAAATAGTGATTGAAGGGGGACATGTAGTTATGACATCTGCTGGAAGTGTAGCTGTAAGAAAAGCTATAGAAAAATATCAACCTTTATTAGGGTTACATGGTCATATACATGAAAGTAGAGCTTTTGATAAAATTGGTAGAACCATGTGTTTTAATCCTGGAAGCGAATATGGAGAAGGAATATTTCATGGAGCATTAATTAATTTAGATAAAGATAAAGTGAAAGGTTATATGCTAATGACAGGTTAG
- the ilvE gene encoding branched-chain-amino-acid transaminase, which produces MQKEPLIYINGEFYPKEEAKISVFDHGLLYGDGVFEAIRAYDGIVFKLKEHIDRLFESAKSIKIDIGISKEKMQEIVLETLKKNNLKEAYIRIVVTRGKGPMGVDPRNCEKPTIIIIAEPREPLFGKEKPVKAIISSLRRVPRWALDPRVKSLNYLNNILAKIEAIAAGVEEAIMLNQEGYVAEGSTENIFIVKGNEVATPPPSAGILKGITRDVVIEIAKELGYEVKERDITIHELYTADEVFVCGTGAEVVPIVEISGRTIGNGEIGPVYKKIKEKFKEKVKDPKEGVKIE; this is translated from the coding sequence ATGCAGAAAGAACCACTTATATATATTAATGGTGAGTTTTACCCTAAAGAAGAGGCTAAAATCTCTGTTTTTGATCATGGATTATTATATGGAGATGGAGTTTTTGAAGCTATTAGAGCTTATGATGGAATTGTCTTTAAGTTGAAAGAGCATATAGATAGATTATTTGAATCAGCTAAATCTATAAAAATTGATATTGGGATTTCAAAGGAGAAAATGCAAGAAATAGTTTTAGAAACATTAAAAAAGAATAATCTTAAAGAAGCCTATATAAGAATAGTTGTAACTAGAGGAAAAGGACCTATGGGAGTTGACCCTAGAAATTGCGAAAAACCAACTATTATTATTATAGCTGAACCTAGAGAACCCTTATTTGGAAAAGAGAAACCTGTAAAAGCAATTATATCTTCATTAAGAAGAGTACCACGATGGGCTTTAGATCCTAGAGTAAAGTCTCTTAATTACCTTAATAATATTCTTGCTAAAATTGAGGCTATAGCAGCTGGAGTAGAAGAAGCAATAATGCTGAATCAGGAAGGATATGTAGCTGAAGGATCAACGGAAAACATATTTATAGTAAAAGGGAATGAAGTTGCCACTCCTCCCCCATCAGCTGGAATTTTAAAGGGAATAACTAGAGATGTAGTTATAGAGATAGCTAAAGAATTGGGTTATGAAGTGAAAGAAAGAGACATAACAATTCATGAACTATATACAGCAGATGAAGTTTTCGTATGCGGAACAGGAGCTGAAGTAGTACCGATTGTAGAAATAAGTGGAAGAACAATAGGAAATGGCGAAATAGGACCGGTTTACAAAAAAATTAAGGAAAAATTTAAGGAAAAAGTTAAAGATCCAAAAGAAGGAGTAAAAATAGAATAA